A portion of the Amia ocellicauda isolate fAmiCal2 chromosome 22, fAmiCal2.hap1, whole genome shotgun sequence genome contains these proteins:
- the enc3 gene encoding ectodermal-neural cortex 3, whose protein sequence is MSLSNHENRKSRSSAGSMNIQLFHKSSHADSLLTHLNLLRKRGQFTDVVLRAGNRAFPCHRAVLASCSRYFEAMFSVDMKESNLPEINYRDSLHPEVLELLLDYAYSARVIINEENAESLLEAGDMLQFHDIRDASAEFLEKNLHPSNCLGMMLLSDAHKCERLYELSWRMCLANFATLFKTEDFLSLPKDNVLELIFSEELEVEDESLVYEAVIDWVKADMERRHNDLPDLLRCVRLALLPESYLLKNVASEELVMSHKLGREIVEDAVRCKMKILQNDGVVTGFCARPRKVSQALLLLGGQTFMCDKVYMIDNKTKEITPKTDIPSPRKECSACAIGCKVYVTGGRGSENGASKDVWVYDTLHDEWSKAAPMLVARFGHGSAELDHILYVVGGHTALAGSFPASPSVSLKQVEQYDPQTNKWTLVAPLREGVSNAAVVGAKNKLFVFGGTSINREKLPKVQCFEPCQNRWTVASSCPQPWRYTAAAAVGNHIIVIGGDTEFSASSAYRFNSETYQWSKFGDVMAKRISCHAVASGNRLYVVGGYFGAQRCKTLDCYDPSTDTWDSITSVPYSLIPTAFVSTWKYLPA, encoded by the coding sequence ATGTCCTTGAGTAACCACGAGAACCGGAAGTCGAGATCAAGCGCCGGCTCCATGAACATCCAGCTGTTTCACAAGTCGTCGCACGCAGACAGTCTGCTGACGCACCTCAACCTGCTGCGCAAGCGTGGCCAATTCACTGATGTTGTCCTCCGGGCGGGAAACCGTGCCTTCCCCTGCCACCGTGCCGTACTGGCCTCCTGCAGCCGCTACTTCGAGGCCATGTTCAGTGTTGATATGAAGGAGAGTAATCTTCCAGAGATCAACTACCGCGACTCCCTGCACCCCGAGGTcctggagctgctgctggaCTATGCCTACTCTGCCCGGGTCATCATCAACGAGGAGAATGCAGAGTCCCTGCTGGAGGCGGGAGACATGCTGCAGTTCCATGACATCCGCGACGCCTCTGCAGAGTTCCTGGAGAAGAACCTCCATCCCTCCAACTGCCTGGGCATGATGCTGCTCTCGGATGCCCATAAGTGCGAGAGGCTCTACGAACTGTCATGGAGGATGTGCCTCGCCAACTTTGCCACCCTTTTCAAGACGGAGGACTTCCTCAGCCTCCCCAAAGACAATGTCTTGGAGCTCATCTTCAGTGAGGAGTTGGAGGTTGAAGACGAGAGCTTGGTCTATGAAGCGGTTATTGACTGGGTGAAGGCTGACATGGAGCGGCGGCACAATGACCTTCCAGACCTGCTTCGCTGCGTGCGGTTGGCCCTGCTCCCCGAGTCCTACCTCCTGAAGAATGTGGCCTCTGAGGAGCTGGTGATGAGCCACAAGCTGGGCAGGGAGATTGTGGAGGACGCGGTGCGCTGCAAGATGAAGATCCTGCAGAACGATGGCGTGGTCACCGGCTTCTGCGCCCGCCCCCGCAAAGTCAGCCAGGCTCTGCTGCTTCTGGGAGGCCAGACCTTCATGTGTGACAAGGTCTACATGATCGACAACAAGACCAAGGAGATCACGCCCAAGACGGACATCCCCAGCCCACGCAAAGAGTGCAGTGCCTGCGCCATCGGCTGCAAGGTATACGTGACTGGGGGAAGGGGGTCAGAAAACGGCGCCTCTAAGGATGTCTGGGTCTATGACACTCTCCACGATGAGTGGTCCAAAGCTGCGCCAATGCTGGTCGCCCGGTTTGGCCATGGCTCAGCCGAGCTGGATCACATTCTGTATGTTGTGGGCGGCCACACAGCCCTGGCTGGCTCCTTCCCAGCCTCTCCATCAGTCTCCCTCAAACAAGTGGAGCAGTACGACCCACAGACCAACAAATGGACGCTGGTGGCCCCTCTGCGCGAGGGAGTGAGCAATGCCGCGGTGGTGGGGGCCAAGAACAAACTCTTTGTCTTTGGCGGCACCAGCATCAACCGGGAAAAGCTGCCCAAGGTCCAGTGCTTCGAACCTTGCCAGAATAGGTGGACTGTCGCTTCCTCCTGCCCCCAGCCGTGGCGCTACACCGCAGCGGCGGCCGTGGGCAACCACATCATCGTCATCGGAGGTGACACGGAGTTCTCAGCCAGCTCGGCCTACCGCTTCAACAGTGAGACGTACCAGTGGTCCAAGTTTGGCGACGTCATGGCCAAGAGGATCAGCTGTCACGCTGTGGCTTCCGGCAACAGACTCTATGTGGTGGGCGGCTACTTCGGGGCCCAGCGCTGCAAAACCCTGGACTGTTACGACCCCTCAACTGACACGTGGGACAGCATCACGAGTGTGCCGTATTCACTTATACCCACTGCGTTCGTCAGCACCTGGAAGTATCTCCCTGCGTAG